Below is a genomic region from Streptantibioticus cattleyicolor NRRL 8057 = DSM 46488.
CAACGGCCGCTCGGACACCGTCTCGTTCGTCGGCACCGCCTCCCGGCTGGCCACGGCCACCGTACCCGTGCAGCGGCGGCCCTTCGCGGCGATGCCGACCCGGGACGGGCGCCACGTGCTGGCGGCCAACTTCGGCTCGGACACCGTCTCGATCATCAGTGTCCGGGCCCGCCAGGTGATCGCCACCGTGCCGGTGGGGCCGCTGCCGCACAGCATCACCACCATCCCGGACGGCCGGGCCTACGTCACCGACAACGGCGGCAGCGCGGTGACCGTGCTCGGTCCGGACGGCCACGTGATCCGGATCATCCCGGTGGGCGACTTCCCCAGCGGGATCAGCTCCTCGCCCTCCGGCGACCGGGTCTACGTCTCCAACACCGGTTCCGGCACGGTGTCGGTGATCGACACCCGTTCCGACACCGTGGTGGCCGTCCTGCCGGCCGGGCGGGCGCCGCTGGGCAACGCCGTCGCGCCGGACGGCACCCGGCTGTATGTCGCCGACTCGGCCCGGGACCTGCTGCTGATCATCGACATCCCGGCCCACCGCGTCGTCGCCGAGGTGCCGGTCGGTGTCCAGCCGCAGGACGTCGCCGTCACCCCGGACGGCCGCCGGGTCTGGGTGACCAACGAGGGTTCCGACACCGTCTCGGTGGTCGACCCCTTCGTCCCCCGGGTGCGCGTCACCCTGCCGACCGGACACGAACCGGAGGGCATCGCCATCACCCCGCGCTGACCGGCGGGGCCGACGCGCTCGGCATCACTTCGGCAATCCGGCCCGGGGCACCGGCGGCCATCCGTACCGGCGGCCGGAGGCGGCCCGGCGCACGCGTGTCGCCGGGCCGCCGGGCACGCCGGTGGCATCGCCGCCTCCCCGTCCTCGGCTCCCCCGCGGGCGGGGACGGCGTGGCGTCGCGCGGTGGCGTGGGGGCCGACCGGGCCGCCGTGCGAGGCCGTTGACGGCCCCGTGGGGCCAACGGACCGCTTCCCGGCGACGGTTCACCCGACGGCGGGCCGGGCCCCGACGCCAAGTGTCCAATATGTTGGCACCCCTTGAGGGTGGTGGGCAAGCTAGTCTTGGCCAATGTCCAACAGGCCGCACACTGGGCCAGCGTGGGGCCGGAGGGGCCCGTACCGACCTGGGGAGCGTGAGGTATGCCGGCAGACGACGGCCGAGCCGGTGGCAGGTCACTGGCCGAGCGCTTGAACGCGCTGTTCGCCACGGTCCGCTGGACCGACGGCAACGGACGGCAGCGGGAGTACTCGACGGCCCAGGTGGCCAAGGCGGTCACCGCCGACCCGTCCCATCCGGCGACGCTCTCCCGCAGCTACCTGGCGATGCTGCGCAACGGCTCGCACACCAACCCGACGCTCAGCGTCCTGGAAGGGCTCGCCAAGTTCTTCGACGACCACCGCGCCCCGGGCACCGCCCCGATCACCGTGCAGTCGCTGGTCACCCGGCCCGACCCGGAGGACGAGTTGTTACGCCAGCGGCTCGCCAGCAGCCAGGTCCGTACCATCGCCATGCGGGCGGGGGCCATGACCCCGGCCATGCGCGAACAGTTGCTGAAGATGATCGAGATATTCGACCAGCCCGACGCCGAACCGCCCGGCCACCCGTACCCCGCCGCCCCCGAGCCCGGCCAGTCCGACGCCCGCCCCGAGGCGTGAGGAAGGCCGCAGTGCCCGTACGCGAACGCGAACTGCGCCGCTACTGCAAGCGCCTGCTGCGCCGGCTCGACATCCAACCGCCGCTGCGGGTGGACGAGTTGTGCCGCAAACTCGGCGAGCAGCGCGGCAAGCCCATCCGCCTGGTGCCGTGGGCGCTGCCGATCCCCGGCCCGTTCGGACTGTGGATGTCCCGGCCGGACATCGAGTGCATCTTCTACCAGCGGGAGACCACCCGGGTCCACCAGGACCACATCATCCTGCACGAGATCGGGCACATCCTCGCCGACCACCAGGACGACGGCGGCAGCTCCGACCTGCCGGACCTCGGCCCGGACTACCCCGGCGACCTGGTCACCCGCGGCTTGCGGCGCACCTGCTACACCGAGGACTACGAGCACGAGGCCGAGCTGGTGGCCACCATCATCCAGGAATGGGCCACCGTCATCGACTACACCACCCCCCGTGAGCCCGAGGACTCCTCGCTCAGCCCGCTGCGTTCGGCGCTCCACCCGCGCTGGGGGTGGACGTAATCTTCCAGGAACCGGTCACCCTGATGCTGATCATCGGGTCGGTCTGGAAGCTGGTCGACCTGGCGCGCGCGCCGCACGACCGGCTGCTGCGGACCCTGGTGGCCTGTCTGCTGATGCTCACCGCCGGGGAACTGCTCAGCTACCCGCAGGCCAGCCACGCGGTCGACGAGGTCACCGCGGTCGGCGTCGGCAAGGTGGCGTTCAACGCCGTCTACATGGCCGGGCTGTGCGCGCTGATCCTGTTCTTCCACTCCTGCATGCGCGGGGAACGGGCCCGGTACCGGCGGCAGTTCCGGTTCAACACCGCGCTGCTCGCCGGGGTGGTGGCGGTGCTGACCGCCGCCGTCGTCGTCACCCCGGCGCCGCTGCGCGGCCACACGCTGAGCACCCCGCACATGGCGCGGCCCTCCATCGCCTGCTTCTACCTGGTCGGCAACGCCTACTTCCTCTACGCCTACGTCACCTCGGCGCTGTGCGCGGTGCGGTACGCGCGGCTGGCCAGCCGCCATCTCGCGCTGGGCCTGTGGACGGCGGCGCTCGGCCTGTTCGGGCTGGCGGTCACCTCGGTCGGGCGGATGGTGTGGGTCTTCCTGCGGATCGACCGGCCCGGCTCGCACCAGGCGTTCAACACCGTCAACTGGTCGGTCGCCGACTGGTCGATGGGGGTGGTGCTGGTCGGGATCAGCTACTCCGCCGGGGTGCAGCTGTGCACGCATCTGCGTTCCACCCTGCACCACCGCCGGATGTACGAGGAGCTGACCCCGCTGTGGACGGCGCTGGCCGCCGCCTACCCCGAGCTGGTCCTCAAGCGCGAACCGGTCGGCTCCCGCTTCCGGCTGCGCCGCACCCACGAGCGCTTCTACCGGCGGCTCATCGAGTGCCGGGACGCGCTGGTACGGCTCAGCCCCTATCTGACCCGGGTCGCCCCCGGCGCCGACCTCGCCCGGGGCCCCGCCGACCAGCTCGCGCGGTACATCTCCGAGGCGCTGCGCCTCAAGCCGGCCACCGAGGACCCCGACACCGCGTACTCCGCCGCCCCCGTCGCCTTCCCCGCCCGCAACGACGTGGAGGCCGACGCCCGGGAACTCATCGCCATCTCCCTCGCCTACGCGAAAGGCAACCGTGAGCAAGCTGCTGATCCTCGCTGACCGGATCGTCACCGGCCCCGCGTCCCATGTCACCGGTGACGGCGCCGTTCTGCTGGACGGCGAGGTGATCGCCGCCGTCGGCCCGGCCGCGTCGCTGGAGCCGTCGGTGGACCGGGCGGTGCCCCGGCTGCGGTGTCCGGGGGCGACGGTGCTGCCGGGGCTGATCGACTGCCATGTGCACCTGGCGTTCGACGCCGGACCCGACCCGGTGCGCGCGGTGGCCGAGGCCGACCCGGACGAGCTGGCCGCCGCGATGGCCGACCGCGCCCGGCAGTTGGTGGCCTCCGGGGTCACCACGGTCCGCGACCTCGGCGACCGGGACGCGATGACGGTGGCGTTGCGTGCCGCCGTGGACTCCGGACGGACGCCCGGGCCGCGAATCCTGGCCGCCACCGCCCCGCTGACCTCACCCGGCGGCCACTGCGGTTTCCTCGGCGGCGAGGTCGGCGGCGACGAGGAGATCCGGACCCGGATCGCGGAGAACGCCAAGGCCGGCGCCGACCTGATCAAGGTGATGGCCTCCGGCGGCGCCCTCACCCCGGGCGGCCCGCGCATGTGGCAGTCCCAGTTCACCCGCGCCCAACTGCGGCTGATCGTCGAGGAGGCCGCCGCCCACGGGCTGGACGTCGCCGCCCACGCGCACGGCACCGACGCCATCGCCGACTGCGTGGCCGCCGGGGTCCGTACCCTCGAACACTGCTCCTGGCGCACCGCCGAGGGCATGGTGTACGACCCGGAGGTCACCCGGCGCATCGTCGCCGAGGACATCGCGGTGTGCCGTTGTGTCTCCGGGGACTGGCGGCTCTTCCTGGAGCAGCTCGGCCCGGAGCGGGCGGAGGCGATGTCGGTGATCATCCGGAGCATGCGCGAGGCCGGTGTGCGCTTCATCGCCGGCACCGACGCCGGGGTGCCGGGGGCGCGGTTCGGGGACTACGTGGGGATGCTGGAGTTCTTCGTCTCGCTGGGCTTCTCCCCCGCCGAGGTCGTCGACATGGCCACCACCCATGCCGCGCACGCCCTGCGGCTGTCCGACACCGGCGTGCTGGCCCCGGGCAAGCGGGCCGACCTCCTCGTGGTGGCCGGGGACCCGCTGGCCGGCCTGGACGCCCTGCGCCGCGTCGAGCACGTCTTCGCGGCGGGGCGGCGCGTCACCGGGTGAGGTCGCCGGGGTCGTCGGGCGGGTCGGCGAGCAGCCCGGGGCCGTTGTTGCGGAC
It encodes:
- a CDS encoding beta-propeller fold lactonase family protein — protein: MHAAPPAGSSGRPPDQHRPHPSPPPHRRLRRCLTAATALLLPALLAAAGSPPGPAAFRHPARYPMRVSAWVANSGSSTVSVYDTRLERRIGTVQVGHGPTGVGAAPDGDAVYVANGRSDTVSFVGTASRLATATVPVQRRPFAAMPTRDGRHVLAANFGSDTVSIISVRARQVIATVPVGPLPHSITTIPDGRAYVTDNGGSAVTVLGPDGHVIRIIPVGDFPSGISSSPSGDRVYVSNTGSGTVSVIDTRSDTVVAVLPAGRAPLGNAVAPDGTRLYVADSARDLLLIIDIPAHRVVAEVPVGVQPQDVAVTPDGRRVWVTNEGSDTVSVVDPFVPRVRVTLPTGHEPEGIAITPR
- a CDS encoding MAB_1171c family putative transporter, giving the protein MDVIFQEPVTLMLIIGSVWKLVDLARAPHDRLLRTLVACLLMLTAGELLSYPQASHAVDEVTAVGVGKVAFNAVYMAGLCALILFFHSCMRGERARYRRQFRFNTALLAGVVAVLTAAVVVTPAPLRGHTLSTPHMARPSIACFYLVGNAYFLYAYVTSALCAVRYARLASRHLALGLWTAALGLFGLAVTSVGRMVWVFLRIDRPGSHQAFNTVNWSVADWSMGVVLVGISYSAGVQLCTHLRSTLHHRRMYEELTPLWTALAAAYPELVLKREPVGSRFRLRRTHERFYRRLIECRDALVRLSPYLTRVAPGADLARGPADQLARYISEALRLKPATEDPDTAYSAAPVAFPARNDVEADARELIAISLAYAKGNREQAADPR
- a CDS encoding amidohydrolase family protein, coding for MSKLLILADRIVTGPASHVTGDGAVLLDGEVIAAVGPAASLEPSVDRAVPRLRCPGATVLPGLIDCHVHLAFDAGPDPVRAVAEADPDELAAAMADRARQLVASGVTTVRDLGDRDAMTVALRAAVDSGRTPGPRILAATAPLTSPGGHCGFLGGEVGGDEEIRTRIAENAKAGADLIKVMASGGALTPGGPRMWQSQFTRAQLRLIVEEAAAHGLDVAAHAHGTDAIADCVAAGVRTLEHCSWRTAEGMVYDPEVTRRIVAEDIAVCRCVSGDWRLFLEQLGPERAEAMSVIIRSMREAGVRFIAGTDAGVPGARFGDYVGMLEFFVSLGFSPAEVVDMATTHAAHALRLSDTGVLAPGKRADLLVVAGDPLAGLDALRRVEHVFAAGRRVTG